In Epinephelus lanceolatus isolate andai-2023 chromosome 13, ASM4190304v1, whole genome shotgun sequence, the following are encoded in one genomic region:
- the LOC117270969 gene encoding gamma-aminobutyric acid receptor subunit rho-1-like, which yields MIKRSPDITKAWNTKSEQLLRIDDHDFTMRPGFGGPAVPVGVDVQVESLDAISEVDMDFTMTLYLRHYWKDERLSFKSNNNLSMTFDGRLVKKIWVPDMFFVHSKRSFTHDTTTENVMLRVYPDGKVLYSLRVTVTAMCSMDLSRFPLDTQTCSLEIESYAYTDDDLMLYWKEGNRSLNTDERISLSQFLIQEFHTTTKLAFYSSTGWYNRLYINFTLRRHVFFFLLQTYFPATLMVMLSWVSFWIDRRAVPARVPLGITTVLTMSTIITGVNASMPRVSYIKAVDIYLWVSFVFVFLSVLEYAAVNYLSTLQERKERALRERLPCTCGMAHPGMMSASYSEVDANTTGNYGMPEENGVKRERMLVQLAMETDQVTGHVGSGAYNNVWIDTHAIDKYSRVIFPGSYILFNIIYWSIYS from the exons GGCCTGCAGTCCCTGTCGGAGTGGATGTTCAGGTTGAAAGTTTGGATGCTATTTCAGAGGTCGATATG GATTTTACTATGACCCTGTATCTGAGGCACTATTGGAAAGATGAACGTCTGTCCTtcaaaagcaacaacaacctAAGCATGACCTTCGATGGCCGCCTGGTGAAGAAAATCTGGGTACCTGACATGTTTTTTGTCCACTCTAAGAGGTCCTTCACCCATGACACCACCACTGAAAACGTCATGCTGCGAGTTTACCCAGATGGCAAAGTCCTCTACAGCCTCCG GGTGACAGTCACAGCCATGTGCAGCATGGACCTGAGTCGCTTCCCTCTCGATACACAGACTTGCTCTTTGGAGATAGAGAGCT ATGCTTATACAGATGATGACCTGATGCTGTACTGGAAGGAAGGGAACAGGTCGTTAAACACAGATGAAAGaatttctctctcacagttcCTCATCCAGGAATTCCACACCACCACCAAGCTGGCCTTCTACAGCAGCACAG GCTGGTACAACCGTCTGTACATCAACTTCACTCTGCGGCGGCACGTCTTCTTTTTCCTGCTGCAGACCTACTTCCCAGCCACTCTGATGGTCATGCTGTCCTGGGTGTCGTTCTGGATTGACCGCAGGGCCGTCCCTGCTAGAGTGCCACTAG GTATAACTACGGTGCTCACCATGTCCACCATCATCACGGGAGTCAATGCCTCCATGCCCAGGGTCTCCTACATCAAAGCTGTGGACATTTACCTGTGGGtcagttttgtctttgtgttcctGTCCGTGTTAGAGTACGCTGCAGTCAACTACCTGTCTACTCTACAAGAACGCAAGGAAAGGGCACTCCGGGAGAGG CTGCCGTGTACCTGTGGTATGGCCCATCCTGGCATGATGTCAGCCAGCTACAGTGAGGTGGATGCCAACACAACAGGGAACTACGGCATGCCAGAAGAGAATGGGGTAAAGAGGGAGAGGATGCTGGTGCAGCTGGCGATGGAGACCGACCAGGTCACTGGCCATGTTGGCTCTGGCGCCTACAACAACGTCTGGATCGACACGCATGCCATAGACAAATACTCCCGGGTCATCTTTCCTGGATCTTACATCCTCTTCAACATCATCTACTGGTCTATCTACTCCTAA